One segment of Mesoplodon densirostris isolate mMesDen1 chromosome 6, mMesDen1 primary haplotype, whole genome shotgun sequence DNA contains the following:
- the GCNT1 gene encoding beta-1,3-galactosyl-O-glycosyl-glycoprotein beta-1,6-N-acetylglucosaminyltransferase encodes MIPTFLDLNVLPSISRCLCISDKCKLTNLQATTEGKSLLLEAWKTALNKAKSPIVVEMLRKLRRRKLFSYPTKYYFFLLVFSLVTFSVLRIHQKPEFVNVGHLELLEENPSSNINCTKVLQGDVDEIQKVKLEILTGKFRKRPRWTNYDYINMTSDCASFIKKRKYIVEPLSKEEAEFPIAYSVVVHHKIEMLDRLLRAIYMPQNFYCIHVDTKSEESFLAAVTGIASCFSNVFVANQLESVVYASWSRVQADLNCMQDLYRMNADWKYLINLCGMDFPIKTNLEIVRKLKSLMGENNLETERMPPHKKERWKKHHAVVNGKLTNMGTDKIHPPLETPLFSGSAYFVVSRRYVEYVLENEKIQKFMEWAKDTYSPDEYLWATIQRIPEVPGSLSLSHKYDMSDMHAIARFVKWEYFEGDISKGAPYPPCSGVHVRSVCVFGAGDLNWMLRVHHLFANKFDTDIDFFAIQCLDEHLRHKALETLKH; translated from the exons ATGATCCCGACTTTTCTTGATTTAAATG tgcTGCCCTCCATTTCAAGATGCCTTTGCATTTCTGATAAATGCAAACTGACAAATCTCCAGGCCACTACAGAGGGGAAATCATTACTGCTTGAAGCCTGGAAGACTGCCCTTAATAAAGCCAAGTCCCCAATTGTTGTTGAAATGCTGAGGAAGTTGCGGAGGAGGAAACTTTTTTCTTATCCCACTAAATACTACTTCTTCCTTCTTGTTTTTTCCCTGGTCACCTTCTCTGTTTTAAGAATTCATCAAAAGCCTGAATTTGTAAATGTTGGACATCTGGAGCTGCTTGAAGAGAATCCTAGTAGTAATATTAATTGTACCAAAGTTCTACAGGGTGATGTAGATGAAATCCAAAAGGTAAAGCTTGAGATTCTAACAGGGAAATTTAGAAAGCGCCCTCGTTGGACAAACTATGACTACATAAACATGACCAGTGATTGTGCTTCTTTCATCAAGAAGCGCAAATATATTGTAGAACCCCTTAGTAAAGAAGAGGCAGAGTTTCCAATAGCATATTCTGTAGTGGTTCATCACAAAATTGAAATGCTTGACAGGCTCCTGAGGGCCATTTATATGCCTCAGAATTTCTATTGCATTCACGTGGATACAAAATCAGAGGAATCCTTTTTGGCCGCAGTGACTGGCATTGCATCCTGTTTCAGTAATGTCTTTGTGGCCAATCAGCTGGAGAGTGTTGTGTATGCATCTTGGAGCCGGGTTCAGGCTGACCTCAACTGCATGCAGGACCTCTACCGAATGAACGCAGACTGGAAGTACTTGATAAATCTCTGCGGTATGGATTTTCCTATTAAAACCAACCTGGAAATTGTCAGGAAGCTCAAGTCGTTAATGGGCGAGAATAACCTAGAAACGGAGAGAATGCCACCccataaaaaagaaaggtggAAAAAGCATCATGCAGTCGTGAATGGAAAGCTGACAAACATGGGGACCGACAAGATACATCCTCCTCTTGAAACACCTCTGTTTTCAGGCAGTGCCTATTTTGTGGTCAGTAGGAGGTATGTGGAGTATGTGCTCGAGAATGAAAAAATACAGAAGTTTATGGAGTGGGCAAAAGACACATACAGCCCGGACGAGTATCTCTGGGCCACTATTCAGAGGATCCCCGAAGTCCCAGGGTCCCTGTCCTTAAGCCATAAATACGACATGTCTGACATGCACGCGATTGCCAGGTTTGTCAAGTGGGAGTACTTTGAAGGTGACATTTCCAAGGGCGCCCCCTACCCGCCGTGCAGCGGCGTCCACGTGCGCTCCGTGTGCGTTTTTGGAGCAGGTGACTTGAACTGGATGTTGCGCGTGCACCACTTGTTCGCCAACAAGTTCGACACGGACATCGACTTCTTTGCCATCCAGTGTTTGGATGAGCATCTGAGGCATAAGGCCCTGGAGACATTAAAACACTGA